In Solimonas sp. K1W22B-7, the DNA window CCGCCAGCTGCGCCGCGTCTGCCGCGAACACTACGTCAACTTCCTGCGCATGGAGGAATGGGAGCAGGTCTACCGCCAGCTGCGCGACATGCTCGGCGTGAAGGGCGAGCCGGCGGTGCTGAAGCCGCAGGATCTCGACGGGCTCTACCCGGCGCTGCACGAAGCCCTGCTCACGGGCCTGATCGATCACATCGGCCTGAAGCTGCCGGACAAGGGCGAGTACCAGGGCCCGCGCAATCGCCGCTTCCGTATCCACCCGGGCTCGGTGCTGGGCAAGAAGGGCCCGCAATGGCTGATGAGCGCGCAGCTGGCCCAGACCAGCCAGCTGTTCGCACGGACCAACGCGGCGGTGGAGCCGGAGTGGCTGGAGCGCATCGGCGCGCACCTGGTGAAGCGCAACGTGCTGCACCCGGAGTGGAGCTCCGAGCGCGGCGAGGTCACCGCCACCGAGCACGTCAGCCTGCTGGGCCTGCCGCTGCTGACGCGCCAGCGCAACTACGGCGCCACCAACCCGGTGGAGGCGCGCGCGATCTTCATCCGCGAGGCCCTGCTGCACGGCGAGATGTCGCGCAAGCCCTCGTTCCTGGAACAGAACCTCGCCTTGATCGAAGAGGTGCAGGACAAGGAAGCGCGCCTGCGCCGCCCCGACCTGCTGGCCAACGACGAGCAGCTGGAACGCTTTTACCTGGAGCGCCTGCCGGACAACGTCTGCACCACGCGTGAGCTCAAGGACTGGCTGCGCCGCGACGCACAGGCCCAGTCGCGCATGCGCATGCAGGAGTCCGACGTGCTGCGCCCCGGCGCCGACGCCAACGTCGAGTCGCAGTTTCCGGATCACCTGGACATCGGCGGCGCGCGCATCGCCTTGAGCTACTCGCACGAGCCGGGCGAGGAGCATGACGGCGTCACCTTCCATATCCCGCTGGCGGCGGTGCACACGCTGCCGGAAGAAGTCTTCGACTGGCTGGTGCCGGGCCTGCGCACGGCCAAGCTCGAAGGCCTGATCCGCACCCTGCCCAACGCGCTGCGGCGCTACTGCACGCCGGCCGCGGAGTTCGCCCGCGCCCTGGCCGAGCGCTTCGAGCCGCTGCCGCCGCAGCCGATCGTCGAGGCCATGACCGAGGCGCTGCGCTCCATGACCGGCGCCGCGATCACCGCCGAGTCCTTCCAGCCCGACAAGCTGGAGCCGCACCTGGTGCCACGCCTGCAGCTGGAAGACGCGCAGGGCAAGCTGCTGGGCACCGCCAACTCGCTGGCTTCGCTGCAGGGCCGCTTCGCCGGCCAGGCGCGGCAGGCGCTGAATACCGCGGCGACGCGCGATGACAGCCTCAAGCAGTGGAAGCGCGACGATCTCGCCGACTGGGATTTCGAGAAGCTGCCGGAGACCGTGCCGATGGCCGGCGCCAGGGCCTGGCCGGCGCTGCAGGCCGAGGGCGGCAAGTCGCACCTGCGCCTGTTCGAATCGCCGGAGGCTGCGGCCGACGCGCACCGTGCCGGTACCCGCAGCCTGCTGCTGGCCCGCATGCCGGAGCGCACGCGCGACCTGCTCAAGGCGGTGAAGAGCAAGCTCGGCCTGCAGCTGATGAGCCTGAAGATCACGCCGGAGTCCGTGGCGGACGCCCTGGCGCGCCGCGCCGCCGACCATGTGCTGCTGGACACGCCGATCCGCGACAAGGCCGGCTTCCAGCAGGCGCTGGAGAAACGCGGCGCCTTCAGCATCGAGGCCTACAAGCGGCTGGACGAGGTCGCGGCCTGGCTGGGCACGGCGGCGGAGCTGCGCAAGAGACTGGACGCCGCGGGCAATCGCTGGCCGGCGCCGCTGCAGGACCTGCGCCAGCAACTGGCCAGCCTGTTCGCGGAGGGTTTCCTGGACGCCATCCCCGAGCCGCAATGGCTGCGCGTCGCGGTCTACCTGCGCGCCATGACCGTGCGCCTGGACCGGCTGCAGAACAAGCCGGCCCGCGACGAGGAACTGACCCGCCAGGTGGTACCGCTGGCGTCGAAGCTGCCCGGCCCCTTCCACCCGGCGCGCTGGGTGCTGGAGGAGTGGCGCATCACCCTGTTCGCGCAGGAACTGAAGGCGCAGGGATCGCCCAGTGCGGCGCGGATCGTGACATTGGTCGCTGATACGCCCTAGCACGAATTGGACCAGAAGTCGTCCCTTTGTGCTATTTATCTGACAGGCTGTCGGTATAAAATGACAGACGGGGCCAGTCCGCAGAAGGACCGGGGTCGAGCGATACGGGGCACGACCTAAAGTTATGGAAGACAGGGCCGCTACCGGAATACCCGTTCCTTTCAGGCCATGCGCATAAACCATCCCAACGCCGCGTTGCACCCCGCTGCCAGCAATCTGGCGCCCGGGCTGCGGTTGCCCGCGTTCGCGCTGGCGATGGACATGCCGCTGTCCCGGCCGGGCGTTCCGGGCCTGAACCTGACGCTGGCCAGCCTGCCGCAGCAGCCGCCGATGGCGGTGGTGCTGATGCAGATGCTGGGACAGCCGCCGCCGGCCCACTGGCGCCTGCGCGAACTGGACCCTGCGGCCACCTACACGCCGACCCAGACCGACCCGGAAATGCCGCAGACCCTGTCGCTGGAGCTGCGGCTGGTGAGCGCAGACGGCCATGCCCTGTCGGCGCGGCTGGTGCTGTCGATCTTCGCCGCCGCCCGCGAGCAGGCTCCCGGCCTGGTCGAGGCGCTGCGCAAGCACGACATGTCGCAGATGCCGGGGCCGATCCTGGACCGCAGCGCGGCCGAACTGGTGGGTAGCCGCCACGGCTTCGAATGGCTGCCCGACAGCCGTGCGCAGTGGCAGGCACAGGCCCTGGCGATGCGCGGCTGGCTGCAGATCCGCCCGCGCGAACTGCCGCGCAAGCCCAGCGCCTACATGCCGCCGGCGCAGGACCGGCCGGGCGAATTCGACCCCGAGCCGCTGCCGGCGCCACCGCCGGCCAACGACGATGGCGCACCGACGTTGGGCGTGGGCCAGTGGCTGTGGCTCAGTGCGAAGAGCTTCGGCAGCTGGCTGAAAGCCTACTGGTAAGCCGCTTCCGCAGGGACAATGCGCATGGAAAGGCGCATAATCAGGGCGTACTCCATGGAGTGGGTTTCATGTCCTCCTACACCCGTCCCGACCCCCGTCGCCGCGTCAATCTCACGGTTCGCGAGAGCCTGCTGCGCGATGCCCGCGCGGCCAAACTGAACCTGTCGCGCTTCGTCGAGGAAAAGCTCGAACAGGCGCTGAAAGAAGAGCGGGGGCGCCGTTGGCAGGAAGAGAATGCCGAGGCGATCGAGCACCATCGCCGGCGCATCGAGCGCGACGGCATGTGGAACAAAGACCTCATTTCGTTCTAGCGGATCGCGAGCCTTGGCCCAGTTTCAGGCATACCGCAACTCGCGCGGCAGCCGGGAGGAAGTCCCCTTCCTGCTGGATGTCCAGTCCAACCTGATCCAGACCGGCTCGCGGCTGGTGGTTCCGCTGGTGCTGGCCACGCGCTATGGCTTGCTTTATACGCGCCTGAACCCGGGGTTCACTGTCGATGGCATCAAGGTCATCGCGGCGGTGTCAGACCTCGCTGCGATCGACGAGCGCGAACTGCGCATGGTGGTCGCGGACCTGTCGGCTCATCGCGATACCTTGATGCAGGCCATCGACTTTCTCATTACCGGATACTGAATACTTGAACCAGATTCCCCCCAACGAGCGCCTGATCATCGCGCTCGATGTTCCCGCCGCACCCGAAGCCCGTGCCCTGGTCGTCCGCCTGGGCGACGCCGGGCG includes these proteins:
- the hrpA gene encoding ATP-dependent RNA helicase HrpA, which translates into the protein MARPYDLVATALAEQRDQLLARDYVRFAKLVERAQRGGKMDVARLQQDVEKAKERVEQRKALVPTELHYPEELPVVQAKAELLEAIRDHQVVVVCGETGSGKTTQLPKLCLELGRGTRGLIGHTQPRRLAARSVANRIAAELRGNLGDTVGYETRFDRRVSERSLVKLMTDGILLAELGRDHLLTSYDTIIIDEAHERSLNIDFLLGWLKRILVQRPDLKVIITSATLDPERLSRHFDGAPIKLVSGRTYPVEQRYRALPDDGDLEGGIANAIEELWRPTPKGDVLVFLPGEREIRDADRVLSGRFPRAEVLPLYSRLAAQAQDKVFSPGKQPRIVLATNVAETSVTVPGIRYVVDTGTARLNRFSPRSGVQQLQIEPVSQAAANQRAGRCGRLGPGICIRLYAEDDFAARPAFTDPEIKRANLAGVILSMIALGLGEVEDFPWVEAPDSRNVSDAYRLLQTLGALDDWRKLTPLGEELARLPLDPRVARIALAGRGKPQADAICVLAAAMSVQDPHEVPPDVQDAARSAHKSWQHPRSDFLTLLNLWQRWKTWSAESSNRQLRRVCREHYVNFLRMEEWEQVYRQLRDMLGVKGEPAVLKPQDLDGLYPALHEALLTGLIDHIGLKLPDKGEYQGPRNRRFRIHPGSVLGKKGPQWLMSAQLAQTSQLFARTNAAVEPEWLERIGAHLVKRNVLHPEWSSERGEVTATEHVSLLGLPLLTRQRNYGATNPVEARAIFIREALLHGEMSRKPSFLEQNLALIEEVQDKEARLRRPDLLANDEQLERFYLERLPDNVCTTRELKDWLRRDAQAQSRMRMQESDVLRPGADANVESQFPDHLDIGGARIALSYSHEPGEEHDGVTFHIPLAAVHTLPEEVFDWLVPGLRTAKLEGLIRTLPNALRRYCTPAAEFARALAERFEPLPPQPIVEAMTEALRSMTGAAITAESFQPDKLEPHLVPRLQLEDAQGKLLGTANSLASLQGRFAGQARQALNTAATRDDSLKQWKRDDLADWDFEKLPETVPMAGARAWPALQAEGGKSHLRLFESPEAAADAHRAGTRSLLLARMPERTRDLLKAVKSKLGLQLMSLKITPESVADALARRAADHVLLDTPIRDKAGFQQALEKRGAFSIEAYKRLDEVAAWLGTAAELRKRLDAAGNRWPAPLQDLRQQLASLFAEGFLDAIPEPQWLRVAVYLRAMTVRLDRLQNKPARDEELTRQVVPLASKLPGPFHPARWVLEEWRITLFAQELKAQGSPSAARIVTLVADTP
- a CDS encoding type II toxin-antitoxin system CcdA family antitoxin, which translates into the protein MSSYTRPDPRRRVNLTVRESLLRDARAAKLNLSRFVEEKLEQALKEERGRRWQEENAEAIEHHRRRIERDGMWNKDLISF
- a CDS encoding CcdB family protein; the encoded protein is MAQFQAYRNSRGSREEVPFLLDVQSNLIQTGSRLVVPLVLATRYGLLYTRLNPGFTVDGIKVIAAVSDLAAIDERELRMVVADLSAHRDTLMQAIDFLITGY